The Corynebacterium glaucum genome includes a region encoding these proteins:
- a CDS encoding CGLAU_01105 family protein, whose product MSDYTPKHDVTGNYDEDAVDAPKSEAGTNSEAEPKEARQNLREAGDALLAAGSALGAAIGKFAEDLPERFKTATDSARETMNAASTEGEVRSIATNFTNEAEKVFNSLRERDLQFTEDSKAKLSSTVADIRASFNDQLDKLDSSADGNVVADLRARFDQMVERVQSQFSGADTPNTEAATQADIIDGEIVETDTEKTEK is encoded by the coding sequence ATGTCCGATTACACCCCGAAGCACGACGTGACCGGCAACTACGACGAGGATGCGGTGGACGCGCCGAAGTCCGAGGCGGGAACCAACTCCGAGGCCGAGCCGAAGGAGGCCCGCCAGAACCTGCGCGAGGCCGGCGACGCACTGCTCGCTGCCGGTTCCGCACTGGGCGCCGCGATTGGCAAGTTCGCCGAGGATTTGCCGGAGCGTTTCAAGACCGCGACAGACAGCGCGCGCGAGACCATGAACGCTGCATCCACCGAGGGTGAGGTGCGTTCCATCGCCACCAACTTCACCAACGAGGCGGAGAAGGTGTTCAACTCCCTGCGCGAGCGCGACCTGCAGTTCACCGAGGACTCCAAGGCAAAGCTGAGCAGCACCGTGGCGGACATCCGCGCATCCTTCAATGACCAGCTGGACAAGCTGGATAGCAGTGCGGACGGCAACGTTGTCGCCGATCTGCGTGCCCGCTTCGACCAGATGGTGGAGCGCGTGCAGTCCCAGTTCTCCGGCGCGGACACTCCGAATACGGAGGCTGCGACGCAGGCCGATATCATCGACGGTGAAATCGTCGAGACTGACACCGAGAAGACCGAGAAGTAG
- a CDS encoding LmeA family phospholipid-binding protein: MQTVWKVVVGVLAALLVLLLLAEAGLRMYLANQITAGFAQDASATAADTAEPDVSFGAQPVTLGLLNGRLPHVTVNAPSTLLVNGDQITGNPAATVDMDNVKVNDGEAIAETFTMTTELPNDFLRAMINQEIQGQIGENRWLNNVITVSEVSTNPEAGTFTIEFTSGAAGIELRPLNENGQLAFEAASTQLFGFTLPDEVAVALSDAMAEGMRQEVTGSLQVRDMTVLPGGLQVAMTGNNVNFEELQQGAPATQALPAYQP, from the coding sequence ATGCAAACCGTTTGGAAGGTCGTTGTCGGCGTGCTCGCCGCCCTGCTCGTGCTCCTGCTTCTCGCTGAGGCGGGTTTGCGAATGTACCTGGCAAATCAGATCACTGCAGGCTTTGCCCAGGACGCAAGTGCCACGGCGGCGGACACTGCGGAGCCGGATGTTTCCTTCGGCGCGCAGCCGGTCACCCTCGGACTGCTGAACGGCCGGCTTCCGCATGTGACGGTGAACGCCCCGTCGACCCTGCTTGTCAACGGCGATCAGATCACCGGCAACCCCGCCGCCACCGTCGACATGGACAACGTGAAGGTCAACGATGGCGAAGCGATCGCAGAGACCTTCACTATGACCACGGAGCTGCCAAACGACTTCCTGCGCGCGATGATCAATCAGGAGATCCAAGGCCAGATTGGCGAAAACCGTTGGCTCAACAACGTCATCACCGTCTCCGAGGTGAGCACCAACCCGGAGGCCGGCACGTTCACGATCGAGTTCACCTCCGGCGCAGCCGGCATCGAGCTGCGACCGTTGAATGAGAACGGCCAGCTCGCCTTCGAGGCCGCCAGCACGCAGCTATTCGGGTTCACCCTCCCCGACGAAGTCGCCGTCGCGCTGAGCGATGCCATGGCCGAAGGCATGCGCCAAGAAGTCACCGGGTCGCTGCAGGTGCGCGACATGACTGTCTTGCCGGGAGGGCTGCAGGTTGCCATGACCGGCAATAACGTCAACTTCGAGGAATTGCAGCAGGGCGCGCCCGCAACGCAGGCGCTGCCCGCCTACCAGCCGTAG
- a CDS encoding fumarate reductase/succinate dehydrogenase flavoprotein subunit has product MTTSINPNTGSSGAEQQAATASQGAGVKAEFRQPESAVSGVTLGEILASAEPNRDEVRMRDMWEWQKDHMQLVSPLNRRKFTVIVVGTGLSGGAAAAALGELGYNVKAFTYHDAPRRAHSIAAQGGVNSARGKKVDNDGAYRHTKDTVKGGDYRCRESDCWRLAIESVRVIDHMNAIGAPFAREYGGTLATRSFGGVQVSRTYYTRGQTGQQLQLSTASALQRQIHLGNVEIFTHNDLMDLIVTEEDGKKRCKGIVTRNLITGEITPFTGHAVILATGGYGNVYHKTTLAKNSNASAMMRAYERGAYLASPCFVQFHPTGLPVNAKWQAKTTLMSESLRNDGRIWTPKEKGDDRDPLQIPEEERDYFLERRYPAFGNLVPRDVASRAISQQLIAGYGVGPLKNSAYLDFTDAIERLGEDTIRERYSNLFEMYEDSTGEDPYKAPMRIAPTVHFTMGGLWTDFNEMTSIDGLFAAGECSWTYHGANRLGANSLLSASVDGWFTLPFTIPNFLANHLGEEQLPLEAPEVHEAVTRTQDMIERLMRIDGPDPHGPEYYHEKLGEILYEHCGVARTPEGLQEGIEKIRALRNEFWTNLHIPGSPNDMNQTLEAAIRLLDYINLGELMCVDGLDRDESCGAHYRTDHLTDDGEAERDDENWCFVSAWEPAGDGEFIRHAEPLYFDSIPLQARNYK; this is encoded by the coding sequence ATGACTACCTCTATTAACCCAAACACGGGTTCCTCCGGCGCTGAGCAGCAGGCAGCTACCGCTTCCCAGGGTGCCGGCGTCAAGGCGGAATTCCGTCAGCCTGAGTCCGCTGTTTCCGGCGTGACCCTAGGCGAGATCCTTGCCAGCGCAGAGCCGAACCGCGACGAGGTTCGCATGCGCGACATGTGGGAGTGGCAGAAGGACCACATGCAGCTGGTGTCGCCGCTCAACCGCCGCAAGTTCACTGTCATCGTCGTGGGCACCGGTCTCTCCGGCGGCGCAGCTGCTGCCGCACTCGGCGAACTGGGCTACAACGTCAAGGCCTTCACCTACCACGACGCGCCGCGCCGTGCGCACTCCATCGCCGCGCAGGGTGGCGTCAACTCCGCCCGCGGCAAGAAGGTGGATAACGACGGCGCCTACCGCCACACCAAGGACACCGTGAAGGGTGGCGACTACCGCTGCCGCGAGTCCGACTGCTGGCGTCTGGCAATTGAGTCCGTGCGCGTGATCGACCACATGAACGCCATCGGCGCTCCTTTCGCACGCGAGTACGGCGGCACCTTGGCTACCCGTTCCTTCGGTGGTGTTCAGGTGTCTCGTACCTACTACACTCGTGGCCAAACAGGCCAGCAGCTGCAGCTGTCCACCGCGTCGGCACTGCAGCGTCAGATCCACCTGGGCAACGTTGAGATCTTCACCCACAACGACCTGATGGACCTGATTGTCACGGAAGAGGACGGGAAGAAGCGCTGCAAGGGCATCGTCACCCGTAACCTCATCACCGGTGAGATCACCCCGTTCACCGGCCACGCTGTCATCCTCGCCACCGGCGGGTACGGCAACGTGTACCACAAGACCACTTTGGCGAAGAACTCGAACGCATCGGCAATGATGCGCGCCTACGAGCGCGGTGCCTACCTGGCGTCGCCGTGCTTCGTGCAGTTCCACCCGACCGGCCTGCCGGTCAACGCCAAGTGGCAGGCAAAGACGACGCTGATGTCCGAGTCGCTGCGTAACGACGGCCGCATCTGGACCCCGAAGGAAAAGGGCGACGACCGCGACCCACTGCAGATCCCGGAGGAGGAGCGCGACTACTTCCTGGAGCGTCGCTACCCGGCGTTCGGTAACCTCGTGCCCCGCGACGTGGCCTCCCGCGCAATCTCACAGCAGCTCATCGCCGGCTACGGCGTGGGCCCGCTGAAGAACTCCGCGTACCTGGACTTCACCGACGCCATCGAGCGCCTCGGTGAAGACACTATCCGCGAGCGCTACTCCAACCTCTTCGAGATGTACGAGGACTCCACTGGTGAGGACCCGTACAAGGCGCCGATGCGTATTGCACCGACCGTCCACTTCACCATGGGCGGCCTGTGGACCGACTTCAATGAGATGACCTCCATCGACGGTCTGTTCGCTGCCGGTGAGTGCTCCTGGACTTACCACGGCGCAAACCGTCTCGGTGCGAACTCGCTGCTGTCCGCGTCCGTGGACGGCTGGTTCACCCTGCCGTTTACCATCCCGAACTTCCTGGCGAACCACCTCGGCGAGGAGCAGCTCCCGCTTGAGGCGCCGGAGGTGCACGAGGCAGTCACCCGCACCCAGGACATGATCGAGCGCTTGATGCGCATCGACGGTCCAGATCCGCACGGCCCGGAGTACTACCACGAGAAGCTCGGCGAGATCCTCTACGAGCACTGTGGTGTGGCCCGTACCCCGGAGGGCTTGCAGGAGGGCATCGAGAAGATCCGCGCGCTGCGCAACGAATTCTGGACCAACCTGCACATCCCGGGTTCGCCGAACGACATGAACCAGACCCTCGAGGCGGCAATCCGACTGCTCGACTACATCAACCTGGGCGAGCTCATGTGTGTCGACGGCCTCGACCGCGACGAGTCGTGCGGTGCTCACTACCGCACCGACCACCTCACCGACGACGGTGAGGCAGAGCGCGACGATGAGAACTGGTGCTTCGTGTCGGCGTGGGAGCCGGCAGGAGACGGCGAGTTCATCCGCCACGCAGAACCCCTGTACTTCGATTCGATCCCGCTTCAGGCAAGGAACTACAAGTAA
- a CDS encoding DUF2516 family protein: protein MDSTTLETIRLITSIPAYAQWLMFLAVGVAGIAGVVMAAMTRPDAFEAAGRQSKMAWVAILAVSTIALLLRLPFIAWFAAVAVGIYFFDVRPQINNILRGNYGW from the coding sequence ATGGATTCCACCACGCTGGAAACGATCAGGCTGATCACGAGCATCCCTGCGTACGCGCAGTGGTTGATGTTTCTGGCGGTCGGGGTAGCCGGTATCGCCGGCGTGGTGATGGCTGCAATGACGCGCCCCGACGCGTTCGAGGCGGCCGGCCGACAGTCGAAGATGGCGTGGGTGGCGATCCTGGCGGTGTCGACTATTGCGCTGCTGCTGCGTCTGCCGTTCATCGCCTGGTTCGCCGCGGTGGCGGTGGGAATCTACTTCTTTGATGTCCGCCCGCAGATCAACAACATTCTGCGCGGCAACTACGGCTGGTAG
- a CDS encoding DUF445 domain-containing protein translates to MAHRPPMPTPANEAERRATLRNHKIFVTSLLGVMAVLFLACSWWQSKGTAPLWVGYVRAAAEAGMVGGLADWFAVTALFRHPMGIPIPHTAIIPRKKDHVADALSEFVSENFLNAQTITEKAMQAEIPARLGGWLAQPDNAARVSEEAGKFTARMVEGIDPKDAEAFINTQVIDRVGQPTWGPPLGRMLEGFIADGKIEPIVDDIIAWARKKLGDMEDSIVTAIDERMPRWAPQFARDLVGERVYRELVDFMREVDTRPNHEARLAIRRTINKFAQDLQFDGEMITRVEELKADIMGSDAVVSAASGMWEQLSQSLIDAALDADSTIRRKATASIAEWGRKLVDDPEVRVTAERNLEKAVFFAAENGADQIVGIIAETIQRWDGDEAADKIELMVGKDLQFIRLNGTIVGALAGLVIYTVSQLLFF, encoded by the coding sequence ATGGCTCACCGACCCCCCATGCCAACGCCGGCGAACGAAGCTGAGCGCCGCGCAACGCTGCGCAACCATAAGATCTTTGTCACCAGCCTGCTCGGTGTCATGGCGGTCCTCTTCCTCGCCTGCTCCTGGTGGCAGTCCAAGGGCACCGCACCATTGTGGGTGGGCTACGTGCGCGCAGCCGCAGAGGCCGGCATGGTGGGCGGTCTCGCGGACTGGTTCGCGGTCACCGCCCTGTTCCGCCACCCGATGGGTATTCCGATCCCGCACACCGCAATCATTCCGCGAAAGAAGGATCACGTCGCGGATGCGCTGAGCGAATTCGTCAGCGAGAACTTCCTCAACGCCCAAACGATCACAGAAAAGGCCATGCAGGCCGAGATTCCGGCGAGGCTCGGCGGCTGGCTGGCACAGCCGGACAACGCCGCACGCGTGAGCGAAGAGGCAGGCAAGTTCACTGCCCGCATGGTTGAAGGCATCGACCCGAAAGACGCCGAAGCCTTCATCAACACTCAAGTCATCGACCGAGTAGGGCAACCGACCTGGGGTCCGCCGCTCGGACGCATGCTTGAAGGCTTCATCGCCGACGGCAAGATCGAGCCCATCGTCGATGACATCATCGCCTGGGCCCGCAAGAAGCTCGGTGACATGGAGGACAGCATCGTCACCGCTATCGATGAGCGGATGCCGCGCTGGGCCCCGCAGTTCGCCAGGGATCTCGTAGGCGAGCGCGTCTACCGCGAGCTCGTCGACTTCATGCGCGAGGTGGACACTCGGCCGAACCACGAGGCGCGCCTCGCGATCCGCCGCACCATCAACAAGTTCGCCCAAGACCTCCAGTTCGACGGTGAGATGATCACACGGGTCGAGGAGCTCAAGGCGGACATCATGGGTTCGGATGCGGTGGTCTCCGCAGCTTCAGGCATGTGGGAGCAACTCTCGCAATCGCTTATCGACGCCGCGTTGGACGCCGATTCCACCATCCGTCGCAAAGCAACTGCTTCGATTGCTGAATGGGGCCGCAAGCTTGTCGACGACCCTGAGGTACGCGTGACCGCCGAGCGAAACCTGGAGAAGGCCGTGTTCTTTGCAGCGGAGAACGGGGCCGACCAGATCGTGGGCATCATCGCCGAGACGATTCAGCGGTGGGACGGCGACGAGGCCGCGGACAAAATCGAACTCATGGTGGGCAAAGACCTGCAGTTCATCCGCTTGAACGGCACGATCGTCGGTGCACTGGCGGGCTTAGTTATTTACACTGTGTCTCAACTTCTGTTCTTTTAA
- a CDS encoding SRPBCC family protein — protein MAITKETQNSATRQIDAPAKEIFDILSNPQRHNETDDSGMVVSTDHGERIKAVGDTFTMNMTKEDGDYQTNNEVFAFQEDRVIGWKNTENTTADVKVGAKWLYELEPIDADNTTVKLTYQRDELEENLLGMTEKFDDDFLAKSLDKLAEAVSGS, from the coding sequence ATGGCTATCACCAAAGAAACGCAGAACTCCGCAACCCGTCAGATCGATGCTCCTGCAAAGGAGATCTTCGACATCCTTTCCAACCCGCAGCGCCACAACGAGACCGATGATTCCGGCATGGTCGTCTCGACGGATCACGGCGAGCGCATTAAGGCCGTCGGCGACACCTTCACCATGAACATGACGAAGGAAGACGGCGATTACCAGACCAACAACGAGGTCTTTGCATTCCAGGAAGACCGTGTCATCGGTTGGAAGAACACCGAGAACACCACCGCAGACGTGAAGGTCGGCGCCAAGTGGCTCTACGAGCTCGAGCCGATCGACGCAGACAACACCACCGTCAAGCTCACATACCAGCGCGATGAGCTCGAGGAGAACCTGCTCGGCATGACCGAAAAGTTCGACGATGACTTCCTCGCCAAGTCGCTGGACAAGCTCGCCGAGGCAGTTTCGGGGAGCTAA
- a CDS encoding succinate dehydrogenase/fumarate reductase iron-sulfur subunit has protein sequence MKLTLEIWRQAGPDTDGHFETVQVDDAVEQMSILELLDHVNNSYVEAGKEPFTFAHDCREGICGTCGLTVNGRPHGAGQNTTACLQRLFNYKDGDTLKIEPFRSGAFPVIKDLAVDRSALDRVMQQGGYVSVNAGTAPDADTLHVNHHDAELALDYAACIGCGACVAACPNGAAHLFTGAKLKHLKLLPLGKQERARRARKMVDELETNFGHCSLYGECADVCPAGIPLDAVGAVNAERFRASTRGGDA, from the coding sequence ATGAAACTGACACTTGAGATCTGGCGTCAGGCCGGACCCGATACTGACGGACACTTTGAGACCGTCCAGGTCGATGACGCCGTGGAGCAGATGTCGATTCTGGAGCTGCTCGACCACGTCAACAACTCCTACGTCGAGGCTGGCAAGGAGCCGTTCACCTTTGCGCACGACTGCCGCGAGGGCATCTGCGGCACCTGTGGCCTGACCGTGAACGGCCGCCCGCACGGCGCTGGCCAGAACACCACCGCGTGCCTGCAGCGCCTGTTCAACTACAAGGACGGCGATACGCTGAAGATCGAGCCGTTCCGTTCCGGCGCGTTCCCGGTGATCAAGGACCTCGCCGTTGACCGTTCTGCGCTCGACCGCGTGATGCAGCAGGGCGGCTACGTCTCCGTCAACGCCGGTACCGCGCCGGACGCTGACACCCTGCACGTCAACCACCACGATGCCGAGCTCGCGCTTGACTACGCGGCCTGCATCGGCTGCGGCGCCTGCGTTGCCGCCTGCCCGAACGGTGCTGCGCACCTGTTCACCGGCGCCAAGCTCAAGCACCTCAAGCTGCTGCCGCTGGGCAAGCAGGAGCGCGCACGCCGTGCCCGCAAGATGGTCGACGAGCTGGAAACCAACTTCGGCCACTGCTCGCTCTACGGCGAGTGCGCCGACGTTTGCCCGGCTGGCATCCCGCTCGACGCCGTCGGCGCGGTCAACGCGGAGCGCTTCCGCGCATCCACCCGCGGCGGCGACGCGTAA
- a CDS encoding NAD(P)H-binding protein, which produces MRIAVTTPQGHVGKHVTTMLIRAGLRPVLLARNPEKIPSNIAQFSEVRQADSLDVQQVAAATKDVDSIYWVNPSPVSADPLGEHAKAAEALVNAVATNRIGREVFQSSVGAEKRKGVGEIDGLAHTEVVLGSLDTDVTILRCGYFFTNLLLDVESVRAGLLSTIMPLDQAHPWVAPRDIAEVAVHTLLNPDWHGHRVQAVHGPEDMSWNDVASIVSEGVGHEVSVQRISDSEMRQRLFSVGMPEQMVDAVMGMSIGVRDEFQPEQPRTIVTSTPTRLSGWVRDELVPIL; this is translated from the coding sequence GTGCGAATCGCTGTGACAACGCCCCAGGGACACGTCGGCAAGCATGTGACCACAATGTTAATCAGGGCAGGTCTCCGTCCGGTGTTGTTAGCTCGCAACCCAGAGAAGATTCCCTCCAATATTGCTCAGTTTTCTGAGGTTCGCCAGGCCGATTCCCTTGATGTTCAGCAGGTCGCTGCGGCTACTAAGGACGTGGACTCGATTTACTGGGTGAACCCGAGTCCGGTTTCGGCTGATCCCCTAGGTGAACATGCTAAAGCTGCAGAAGCCTTAGTGAATGCTGTTGCAACCAACCGCATTGGCCGGGAGGTCTTCCAGAGCAGTGTCGGAGCGGAAAAACGTAAAGGCGTCGGAGAGATCGATGGTTTAGCGCATACCGAAGTAGTTCTCGGCAGTCTAGATACTGACGTGACTATCTTACGTTGTGGATACTTCTTTACGAATCTTCTACTGGACGTTGAATCGGTCCGCGCTGGACTACTATCCACGATTATGCCGCTTGATCAGGCACATCCGTGGGTGGCTCCGCGGGACATTGCAGAGGTTGCCGTCCATACCCTGCTGAACCCGGATTGGCATGGCCATAGAGTGCAGGCGGTCCATGGCCCTGAAGACATGTCGTGGAACGATGTGGCGAGCATTGTTTCGGAAGGTGTGGGGCATGAAGTGTCAGTGCAGCGCATTAGTGATAGCGAGATGCGCCAGCGGCTGTTCTCGGTAGGTATGCCGGAACAAATGGTTGATGCTGTGATGGGTATGAGTATTGGAGTACGTGATGAGTTTCAGCCTGAGCAACCAAGAACCATCGTGACATCCACTCCGACAAGGCTGTCGGGGTGGGTTAGGGACGAGCTGGTGCCAATCCTCTAG
- a CDS encoding succinate dehydrogenase cytochrome b subunit yields the protein MTVQNANRESIRHGKITEEALRERPSFPTWAIKLTMAITGLIFGLFVLGHMVGNLKIFMPLNADGTAPIDEYGEFLRTIGEPLFPREGFLWILRIILLACLALHIWGAFALRARSSRSRGKFKRTNLMGGWQSTATRWMLATGVILLLFLIFHLLDMTFGEVVAADDFIHGAVRHNLLNTFAPERWFVTLFYVLAMVALALHLTHGVYLAVSDLGWLGERGRGLMIVLAYVLPLIVVVGNIVMPIAIALGWVPDFAR from the coding sequence ATGACTGTTCAAAACGCTAACCGTGAATCCATTCGTCACGGAAAAATCACTGAAGAGGCGCTGCGCGAGCGGCCGTCTTTCCCGACCTGGGCTATCAAGCTCACCATGGCCATCACCGGCCTGATTTTCGGCCTGTTCGTGCTTGGCCACATGGTGGGCAACCTGAAAATCTTCATGCCGCTCAACGCCGACGGCACGGCGCCGATCGACGAGTACGGCGAGTTCCTGCGCACGATCGGTGAGCCGCTGTTCCCGCGCGAAGGTTTCCTGTGGATCCTGCGCATCATCCTGCTCGCTTGCCTGGCGTTGCACATTTGGGGCGCCTTTGCTCTGCGCGCACGTTCGTCGCGCTCGCGCGGCAAGTTCAAGCGCACCAACCTCATGGGCGGCTGGCAGTCCACCGCCACCCGCTGGATGCTGGCCACCGGCGTCATCCTGCTGCTGTTCCTCATCTTCCACCTGCTGGACATGACCTTCGGCGAGGTAGTCGCTGCTGACGACTTCATCCACGGCGCGGTGCGTCACAACCTGCTGAACACCTTCGCGCCTGAGCGTTGGTTTGTGACCCTGTTCTACGTGCTGGCCATGGTCGCTCTCGCCCTGCACCTGACCCACGGTGTGTACCTTGCAGTGTCCGACCTTGGCTGGCTCGGTGAGCGCGGCCGCGGCCTTATGATCGTGCTCGCATACGTCCTCCCGCTCATCGTTGTGGTTGGCAACATCGTGATGCCTATCGCCATTGCACTCGGCTGGGTGCCGGACTTCGCCCGGTAG